The Streptococcus equi subsp. equi nucleotide sequence TGATATTCACACTGTTTTTCAGAATTATGCTTTGTTTCCTCATATGACGGTTTTTGAGAACGTTGCCTTTGCTTTAAAGCTGAAAAAGGTTGACAAACAGGAGATAGCAAGACGTGTCAAGGAAACCTTAAAAATGGTTCAGCTGGAGGGCTACGAAAAGCGATCCATTCAAAAGCTTTCCGGTGGTCAGCGTCAGCGTGTAGCGATTGCTCGTGCGATTATCAATCAGCCTCGTCTTGTCCTATTAGATGAGCCACTTTCTGCCCTTGATTTGAAATTGAGAACAGAAATGCAGTATGAGCTGCGTGAGCTGCAGCAGCGACTGGGCATTACCTTTGTTTTTGTTACCCATGATCAGGAAGAAGCACTAGCGATGAGTGATTGGATTTTTGTCATGAATGATGGTGAAATTGTGCAATCAGGCACACCTGTAGATATTTACGATGAGCCGATTAATCATTTTGTAGCTAGCTTTATTGGTGAATCAAACATCATCAATGGTACGATGATTAAAGACTATCTGGTTTCCTTTAACGGGAAAGAATTTGAGTCAGTTGATGGTGGTATGCGACCCAATGAGCCAGTTGAGGTGGTTATTCGACCGGAGGATTTACAAATCACCCTGCCAGAGGAAGGAAAGCTTCAGGTAAAGGTAGATACACAGCTCTTTCGTGGTGTTCACTATGAAATCATTGCCTATGATGATTTAGGCAACGAATGGATGATTCACTCAACCCGCAAGGCCATTGAAGGAGAAGTGATTGGTTTAGATTTCACACCAGAGGATATTCATATTATGCGCCTCAATGAAACAGAAGAAGAATTTGATGCTCGTATCGAAGAATACGTTGAAATCGATGAGCATGCGGATGGCTTAATCAATGCTATTGAGGAGGAGCGCAATGAAGAAAACCTCTAGCCTCTTTGCAGTTCCCTATTTTTTATGGATTGTCCTCTTTGTTATGGCACCGGTTGCCCTTTTGCTTTATCAATCCTTTTTTGACATCGAAGGACGATTGACACTAGCCAATTACGAGACTTTTTTTAGCTCATGGACTTACCTGAGAATGGGCTTAAACTCTATCTTATATGCTGGTATCGTTACCTTGGTGACCTTTTTGATTTCATATCCCACAGCTTTATTGTTAACGCGTTTAAAGCACAAGCAGCTGTGGTTAATGCTTATTATTTTACCAACCTGGGTCAATCTGCTCCTCAAGGCTTATGCTTTTATGGGGATTTTTGGGCAGCAGGGTGGTATCAATAGCTTTTTAACCTTTATGGGCTTAGGACCACAGCAAATTCTGTTTACTGATTTTTCGTTTATTTTTGTGGCCTCTTATATTGAGCTGCCCTTTATGATTTTGCCTATTTTTAATGCTTTAGATGATATTGATGATAATATTATCAATGCCAGTAAGGACCTGGGTGCCAATGACTACCAGACCTTTTCAAGGGTTATCTTTCCTTTGTCGCTAAACGGTGTTAGAGCAGGGGTTCAGTCTGTTTTTATTCCCAGCTTGAGTCTCTTTATGCTTACGCGTCTCATCGGTGGAAATCGTGTGATTACGCTGGGGACAGCTATTGAACAGCATTTCCTAACAACAGAAAACTGGGGCATGGGCTCAACCATAGGTGTTGTCCTAATTATCGCGATGATTGTGATTATGTGGCTAACAAAGGAGAAAAGTAAATGAAAAAATTTGCCAATCTTTACTTAGCGTGTGTTTTTATTTTGCTCTATATTCCAATCTTTTACTTGATTGTTTATTCTTTTAACAAGGGTGGAGACATGAATGGCTTTTCTGGCTTGACGCTAGAGCATTATAAGACCATGTTTGATGATAGTCGCTTGATGGCGATTTTATTGCAGACCTTTGTGTTAGCCTTTACAAGTGCCTTGCTTGCAACCATTATCGGGACCTTTGGGGCGATTTTTATTCATCAGAGTAAAAAGAAGTACCAAAATGCGATACTGTCTGCAAATAATGTGTTGATGGTTTCCCCTGATGTGATGATAGGTGCCTCTTTCTTGATTCTCTTTACGTCCTTGAAATTTCAATTAGGAATCCTCTCGGTTTTGATGAGTCATATTGCTTTTTCCATTCCGATTGTGGTCTTAATGGTGCTTCCTCGGTTGAAGGAAATGAATCAAGATATGATTAATGCAG carries:
- the potA_2 gene encoding spermidine/putrescine transport ATP-binding protein, with product MTKPIITFDNVSKTFEDSGTQVLKNINFELEEGKFYTLLGASGSGKSTILNIMAGLLDATSGDIYLDGERINDLPTNKRDIHTVFQNYALFPHMTVFENVAFALKLKKVDKQEIARRVKETLKMVQLEGYEKRSIQKLSGGQRQRVAIARAIINQPRLVLLDEPLSALDLKLRTEMQYELRELQQRLGITFVFVTHDQEEALAMSDWIFVMNDGEIVQSGTPVDIYDEPINHFVASFIGESNIINGTMIKDYLVSFNGKEFESVDGGMRPNEPVEVVIRPEDLQITLPEEGKLQVKVDTQLFRGVHYEIIAYDDLGNEWMIHSTRKAIEGEVIGLDFTPEDIHIMRLNETEEEFDARIEEYVEIDEHADGLINAIEEERNEENL
- the potB gene encoding spermidine/putrescine ABC transporter permease, yielding MKKTSSLFAVPYFLWIVLFVMAPVALLLYQSFFDIEGRLTLANYETFFSSWTYLRMGLNSILYAGIVTLVTFLISYPTALLLTRLKHKQLWLMLIILPTWVNLLLKAYAFMGIFGQQGGINSFLTFMGLGPQQILFTDFSFIFVASYIELPFMILPIFNALDDIDDNIINASKDLGANDYQTFSRVIFPLSLNGVRAGVQSVFIPSLSLFMLTRLIGGNRVITLGTAIEQHFLTTENWGMGSTIGVVLIIAMIVIMWLTKEKSK
- the potC gene encoding spermidine/putrescine transport system permease produces the protein MKKFANLYLACVFILLYIPIFYLIVYSFNKGGDMNGFSGLTLEHYKTMFDDSRLMAILLQTFVLAFTSALLATIIGTFGAIFIHQSKKKYQNAILSANNVLMVSPDVMIGASFLILFTSLKFQLGILSVLMSHIAFSIPIVVLMVLPRLKEMNQDMINAAYDLGANHFQMLKEVMLPYLTPGIIAGYFMAFTYSLDDFAVTFFLTGNGFTTLSVEIYSRARRGISLDINALSTIVFLFSILLVIGYYYISQDKEEKHA